One region of Microcoleus sp. AS-A8 genomic DNA includes:
- the glgA gene encoding glycogen synthase GlgA — MYIVQIASECAPVIKAGGLGDVVYGLSRELEIRGNTVELILPKYDCMRYDHIWGLHDAYRDLWVPWYGGAIHCSVYCGWVHGRLCFFIEPHSPDNFFNRGCYYGCDDDNMRFAFFSKAALEFLQKSNKRPDVIHCHDWQTGLIPVMLFEDYKYEMGNQRVCYTIHNFKHQGIGGTEVLWATGLNNSSYYFQYDRLRDNFNPFALNFMKGGIVYSNAVTTVSPHHAWEARFTPIGYGLGHTLHVYQEKFTGVLNGIDNDFWNPEVDRYIPHHYSKEDLEGKAKNKKALRDRLLLRDVDKPLIAYIGRLDDQKGVHLVHHAIYYALQRDAQFVLLGSATEPGINAHFQHEKRILNDNPDVHLELGFNEELSHLIYAGADMIVVPSNYEPCGLTQMIGLKYGTVPIVRGVGGLVNTVFDRDYDEKYLPEERNGYVFYDTDPYALESAMDRAIGLWYQYPEEFRKLVSQGMSYDYSWNHPGKDYLEIYEQIRHK, encoded by the coding sequence ATGTATATCGTACAAATCGCCTCTGAGTGCGCTCCCGTCATCAAAGCTGGAGGCTTAGGCGATGTCGTTTACGGACTAAGTCGGGAGTTAGAAATTCGGGGGAATACGGTAGAACTGATTCTGCCGAAGTACGACTGCATGAGGTACGACCATATTTGGGGACTCCATGATGCCTATCGTGATTTATGGGTACCCTGGTATGGCGGCGCAATTCACTGTTCTGTCTATTGCGGATGGGTACACGGGCGGCTGTGTTTCTTTATTGAACCCCACTCTCCAGATAATTTCTTCAACCGGGGCTGTTACTACGGTTGCGACGACGACAATATGCGGTTTGCCTTCTTCAGCAAAGCCGCTTTGGAATTTCTACAAAAGAGCAATAAGCGACCTGATGTGATCCATTGTCATGACTGGCAAACTGGCTTAATTCCCGTCATGCTGTTTGAGGACTACAAGTATGAGATGGGAAATCAACGGGTTTGCTACACCATCCACAACTTTAAACATCAAGGGATAGGTGGTACAGAGGTTTTGTGGGCAACGGGATTAAATAATTCATCTTATTACTTCCAATACGATCGCCTGCGTGACAATTTCAACCCCTTTGCCTTGAACTTCATGAAAGGGGGCATTGTTTACTCCAACGCCGTAACCACCGTTTCGCCCCATCATGCCTGGGAAGCTCGTTTCACTCCGATTGGATATGGATTAGGTCACACCTTGCATGTGTACCAGGAGAAGTTCACCGGGGTACTCAACGGCATTGATAATGATTTCTGGAATCCTGAAGTAGACCGCTACATTCCTCATCACTACAGTAAGGAAGACCTAGAAGGCAAAGCCAAGAACAAAAAAGCCCTGCGGGATCGGCTTTTGCTGCGCGATGTCGATAAACCCCTGATTGCCTACATCGGTCGTTTAGATGACCAAAAAGGCGTTCACCTCGTCCATCATGCCATCTACTACGCCCTCCAGCGGGACGCGCAATTTGTCCTCTTGGGTTCAGCCACAGAACCGGGAATTAACGCCCATTTCCAGCACGAAAAGCGCATTTTGAACGATAACCCCGACGTTCATTTGGAGCTTGGCTTTAACGAAGAATTGTCCCACCTGATCTATGCCGGGGCCGATATGATTGTCGTTCCCAGCAACTACGAACCCTGTGGACTCACTCAGATGATTGGGTTAAAGTACGGCACAGTGCCAATTGTCCGGGGAGTCGGGGGTTTGGTCAATACCGTGTTTGACCGAGACTACGATGAAAAATACCTGCCGGAGGAGCGTAATGGTTATGTATTCTACGACACAGACCCTTATGCCCTGGAATCGGCAATGGATCGGGCGATTGGGTTGTGGTATCAATATCCCGAAGAGTTCCGCAAACTCGTCAGTCAAGGTATGAGCTACGACTACTCCTGGAACCATCCAGGGAAAGACTATTTGGAGATTTACGAGCAAATCCGTCACAAATAA
- a CDS encoding GNAT family N-acetyltransferase: MLIREFKNSDTQEIMHLFYDTIHRINIRDYSNEQVDAWAPKDMNYAQWSERLQSKMTYVAEEEGKVIGFAELEKTGHIGCFYCHADYQSRGVGTRLMNQIQLTAKNLGIQKLFTEASITARPFFERRGFRVITPQEVERRGMKFINYVMEKDIQLNSSDS, from the coding sequence ATGCTCATTAGAGAATTTAAAAATAGTGATACTCAAGAAATAATGCACTTATTCTATGACACCATTCATAGAATTAATATTCGAGATTACTCTAACGAACAAGTCGATGCTTGGGCACCCAAGGATATGAATTATGCCCAATGGAGCGAGCGCTTGCAGAGTAAAATGACTTACGTGGCTGAGGAAGAGGGAAAAGTCATTGGATTTGCGGAGTTAGAAAAAACGGGTCATATTGGTTGTTTCTATTGCCACGCAGACTATCAAAGCAGGGGCGTTGGAACTAGATTGATGAATCAAATTCAGTTAACAGCAAAAAACTTAGGCATACAAAAATTATTTACAGAGGCTAGCATCACAGCTAGACCGTTTTTTGAACGCAGGGGATTTAGAGTGATAACTCCCCAAGAAGTTGAGCGCAGAGGAATGAAATTCATCAATTATGTAATGGAAAAGGATATCCAACTTAATAGCTCAGATTCATGA